The sequence below is a genomic window from Rhodococcus sp. 4CII.
GTGTTCTTCACGATGTACTTGAACAGCTGCAGGTCGTCCGCGGCCGCGAGCAGCGTGTTGAACTTGTAGTTGATCTCCTGCTGGCCGCCGGTGCCCACCTCGTGGTGGCCGCGCTCGAGCTCGAAGCCCGCGTTCTGCAGGTTGGTGGAGATCTCGTCGCGCAGGTCGACGTAGTGGTCGTACGGAGCGACGGGGAAGTAACCGCCCTTGGGGCGGACCTTGTAGCCCAGGTTGGGGCTGCCGTCGGCGTTCACGTCGTTACCGGTGTTCCAGGAACCCGAGATGGAGTCGAGTTCGTAGAACGCGCCGTTGATGCCGGAGTCGTAGCGGACGGAGTCGAAGATGTAGAACTCGGCCTCGGCACCGAAGAAGGCGGTGTCGGCGATGCCGGTCGACTTCAGGTACTCCTCGGCCTTGCGCGCGACGTTACGCGGGTCGCGGCTGTAGGACTCCCGCGTGAACGGGTCGTGGACGAAGAAGTTGATGTTCAGCGTCTTGGCCGCACGGAAGGGGTCGATCTGGGCGGTGGCGACGTCGGGGAGGAGCATCATGTCCGACTCGTGGATCGACTGGAAGCCGCGGACGGACGAACCGTCGAACGCGAGGCCGTCCTCGAAGACATCCTGGTTGAACGCCGACGCGGGGATCGAGAAGTGCTGCTGCACGCCCGGCAGGTCACTGAACCGGATGTCGACATATTCGACGTTCTCGTCCTTGATGAACTTGATGACCTCTTCGGCCGTGGTGAACGCCACGCTTGTGCTCCTTAAGTCGCTTCAGCCAAGTGGATATTGGCGAATTCGTCGAGCCAGACGGTAAGTACTTGGTGTTGCCCGCCGGTCAACCCTTTGTTTCGCCCGTGTTACGCGTCGCATTGTCCTGGGCTTTCGCACCGGCTGTGACTGCGCACACAGCCTTCAGCTCCGGTGTGAGGTCCCCGTTGATTCGACGCCTATCCTGGACAGCATGGCACGTATCACCGGTTCTTGGCTTTCCGGACCCACGGCGGCCCTGCCGAACGGTGCGGACGAGACGAAGCAGTCCTTCCGCGGCGAGCGCCTCGGTCTGCAGGCGGAAGGTCCCGGTTCCCTCGCGAGCACGGGACGCCGTCTCGCCGCGCTGATGATCGACTGGGTGTCGTCGGCGGGCGTCGCGGCGCTGATCATCGGCGACAACTTCTTCGAGGGCCCGTTCTCGACCTTCACCCTGCTCGTCTGGTTTCTCGTCGGTGTCGTCACGGTGACACTGTTCTCGTTCACACCGGGGCAGTTGTTCCTCGGGATGCAGGTGGCACGCGTGGACGGACCGGCCCGCGTCGGCTTCGTCCGGGCGCTGGTGCGTCAGGCGCTGCTCGTGTTCGTCGTACCGGGCACCATCACGGACATCGACGGTCGCGGCATGCAGGACCGCGCCACGGGTACCGCCCTGATCCGCACGCGC
It includes:
- the glnA gene encoding type I glutamate--ammonia ligase, which gives rise to MAFTTAEEVIKFIKDENVEYVDIRFSDLPGVQQHFSIPASAFNQDVFEDGLAFDGSSVRGFQSIHESDMMLLPDVATAQIDPFRAAKTLNINFFVHDPFTRESYSRDPRNVARKAEEYLKSTGIADTAFFGAEAEFYIFDSVRYDSGINGAFYELDSISGSWNTGNDVNADGSPNLGYKVRPKGGYFPVAPYDHYVDLRDEISTNLQNAGFELERGHHEVGTGGQQEINYKFNTLLAAADDLQLFKYIVKNTAWQHGKSATFMPKPLFGDNGSGMHVHQSLWKDGKPLFHDEAGYAGLSDMARHYIGGILHHAPSLLAFTNPTINSYHRLVPGYEAPINLVYSQRNRSAAVRIPITGNNPKAKRLEFRAPDSSGNPYLNFAAQMMAGLDGIKNKIEPQAPVDKDLYELPPEEARNIPQAPTSLSAVIDRLEADHDYLTEGGVFTSDLIETWISLKREQEIAPVNLRPHPYEFQLYYDV
- a CDS encoding RDD family protein, with the protein product MARITGSWLSGPTAALPNGADETKQSFRGERLGLQAEGPGSLASTGRRLAALMIDWVSSAGVAALIIGDNFFEGPFSTFTLLVWFLVGVVTVTLFSFTPGQLFLGMQVARVDGPARVGFVRALVRQALLVFVVPGTITDIDGRGMQDRATGTALIRTR